From a single Ignavibacteria bacterium genomic region:
- a CDS encoding ATP-binding protein, translating to MLIEFKVKNFGPFRDEILLSMVASNYDKTTFEEENVAKIPNHDLRLLKTAAIYGSNASGKSQLLNALTWLRHFVVSGGSSRNDHLEIPRFRLDEHSGSSPTSFTIVFLQNEKIFEYGIVLGTNVVIEEWLNVWITNRKTVIYHRDGTGLKSSSLYFKVGKIIQKAKQVKGWNLYLTKAFEYEQPGNELILEVRDWFDRLRTFPGNDSSGFEVFMNGNHYNTSTRDRHLEFIRNADFSIEDVVFSKSKGSLVLPDSMEGQPVWVAEVSRLFHKVQELIPDKTVIELKTKHKRLKNDGTYDVVEFSRSEESAGTVKFIALAGPILDTLIKGGILLVDELDTQLHPNLVKKIIEEFNSQEKNPKNAQLIFNSHNTATLGNLRRDQIWFAKKDGLGVATVEPLSDYKYGPRKEENLEARYLDGRFGAVPYLGKFGIKAS from the coding sequence ATGTTAATTGAGTTTAAAGTTAAGAATTTTGGTCCTTTTCGAGACGAGATACTTCTTTCGATGGTTGCGTCCAATTATGACAAGACGACTTTTGAGGAAGAAAATGTTGCAAAAATTCCGAATCATGATTTGAGGCTTTTAAAGACTGCTGCTATTTATGGAAGTAATGCATCGGGAAAGTCTCAGTTACTCAACGCTCTCACATGGTTGAGACATTTTGTTGTTTCCGGAGGATCGAGCAGGAATGATCATCTGGAAATTCCCCGTTTTCGACTGGACGAACACTCCGGTTCGAGTCCAACCTCATTTACAATCGTATTTCTCCAGAATGAGAAGATTTTTGAATATGGTATCGTACTCGGAACCAATGTAGTTATTGAAGAATGGTTGAATGTATGGATTACCAACCGTAAAACTGTAATATATCACCGGGATGGGACCGGGTTAAAATCAAGTTCTTTGTATTTCAAGGTAGGTAAAATAATTCAAAAAGCCAAACAGGTTAAAGGATGGAATTTATACCTGACGAAGGCTTTCGAGTATGAACAACCGGGAAATGAACTGATTCTTGAGGTCAGAGACTGGTTTGACAGACTTCGTACATTCCCCGGCAATGATTCATCCGGATTTGAGGTGTTCATGAACGGAAATCACTACAACACTTCGACCAGAGACAGGCATCTTGAATTCATTCGTAACGCTGATTTTAGCATCGAGGATGTCGTTTTCAGTAAATCGAAAGGTTCATTAGTGCTTCCCGATTCGATGGAAGGCCAGCCTGTGTGGGTGGCAGAAGTGTCCCGGTTATTTCATAAAGTACAGGAACTGATTCCCGATAAAACTGTCATTGAATTAAAAACAAAGCATAAAAGATTAAAAAATGACGGAACTTATGATGTCGTAGAATTTTCCCGCTCGGAAGAATCTGCAGGAACTGTAAAGTTTATCGCTCTTGCCGGTCCAATTTTGGATACATTAATTAAGGGGGGTATTCTATTGGTTGATGAACTCGACACCCAATTGCATCCCAACCTTGTTAAGAAAATAATTGAAGAATTTAACTCCCAGGAAAAGAATCCCAAAAACGCACAGCTAATTTTTAACTCTCATAATACTGCCACCCTGGGAAATCTAAGGCGGGATCAAATCTGGTTCGCAAAAAAGGATGGATTGGGGGTTGCAACGGTCGAGCCACTTTCCGATTACAAATACGGACCAAGAAAAGAGGAAAATCTTGAGGCAAGGTATCTCGATGGCAGATTTGGTGCGGTGCCATACTTGGGGAAATTTGGAATTAAAGCAAGCTAG
- the rlmD gene encoding 23S rRNA (uracil(1939)-C(5))-methyltransferase RlmD: MKLVKNSIIELEIESYAFEGKGVAFLKDDENPENERGFVVFVQGAYPGEKVLAKLIKTKKNYAESVVVEVLQKSPLRVEPLCSHFGVCGGCKQQDLVYSEQIKHKQQQVAEIFKNIGGITDIDQEPILGADKQFYYRNKMEFSFSQKRWLTSDEAGKPDVTNQGLFLGLHVPGVYDKVLDLKECKLQSPVSEEIVDFTREYFTELGFEAYSTKTHTGYLKNLVIRQSANTPDLMVNLVTAGEDQAVIYNYASALRTKFPQITTIVNNINSSKAQVAKGEYEIVLFGEGKIYDKIGDYTFGISANSFFQTNTSQAEKLYDTTLEYAGLTGSEIVYDLYCGAGTITIYMSKHCKEVYGFEAVADAIMDAGINKDLNKAPHLHFYLADLYKSFLPVLAANDIPKPDVVILDPPRSGMHPNTLADMIKIKPAKIVYVSCNPTTQARDIKELLAEGYKLVKMRAVDMFPNTYHIENVALLILE; this comes from the coding sequence ATGAAATTAGTAAAAAACAGCATAATTGAACTTGAAATAGAGAGCTACGCATTCGAAGGCAAGGGCGTTGCATTCCTGAAAGATGATGAAAATCCCGAAAATGAAAGAGGATTCGTGGTTTTTGTTCAGGGTGCTTACCCGGGTGAGAAGGTTCTGGCGAAACTGATCAAAACAAAAAAGAACTATGCCGAATCCGTTGTTGTTGAAGTGCTGCAGAAATCCCCTTTGCGTGTAGAACCCCTCTGCTCTCATTTTGGTGTTTGCGGTGGTTGCAAACAGCAGGACCTGGTATATTCAGAACAGATAAAGCACAAACAACAGCAGGTAGCTGAAATATTTAAAAATATCGGCGGCATCACTGATATTGATCAGGAACCGATTCTCGGGGCTGACAAGCAGTTCTATTATCGAAATAAAATGGAGTTTTCTTTTTCGCAAAAAAGATGGCTGACTTCAGATGAGGCGGGGAAGCCCGATGTTACAAATCAGGGGCTTTTTCTCGGGTTGCATGTTCCGGGAGTTTACGACAAAGTGCTTGATCTGAAGGAATGCAAACTGCAGTCGCCGGTCTCTGAAGAGATTGTTGATTTCACGAGAGAATACTTTACGGAGCTTGGTTTCGAGGCATATTCCACCAAAACACATACCGGTTATCTCAAAAATCTTGTAATCAGACAGTCAGCAAACACTCCCGACTTGATGGTCAATCTGGTCACGGCAGGTGAGGATCAGGCTGTAATTTACAATTATGCTTCTGCCCTCAGGACTAAATTTCCACAGATTACCACAATAGTAAACAACATCAACTCATCAAAAGCGCAGGTGGCAAAGGGTGAATATGAGATTGTGCTCTTTGGTGAAGGAAAAATTTACGACAAAATTGGTGATTACACATTCGGCATAAGCGCCAATTCCTTCTTCCAGACCAACACTTCACAGGCTGAAAAACTATATGATACAACTCTTGAGTATGCAGGACTTACGGGTTCGGAGATTGTATATGATCTCTATTGCGGTGCCGGAACGATAACAATCTACATGTCGAAACACTGTAAGGAAGTCTACGGCTTCGAGGCGGTTGCCGATGCCATTATGGATGCCGGAATCAATAAAGATTTGAACAAGGCACCACATCTCCATTTCTATCTTGCAGACCTCTACAAAAGTTTTCTCCCCGTTTTGGCAGCAAATGACATTCCAAAACCGGATGTGGTAATTCTTGATCCGCCGAGAAGTGGTATGCACCCGAATACTCTTGCCGATATGATAAAAATAAAACCGGCAAAAATTGTCTATGTAAGTTGCAATCCAACGACTCAGGCAAGAGATATTAAAGAACTCCTGGCTGAAGGTTACAAACTTGTGAAAATGAGAGCAGTTGACATGTTCCCGAATACATACCACATTGAAAATGTGGCTCTATTGATTTTGGAGTGA
- a CDS encoding RloB domain-containing protein, with protein MGKPKFTKRRRPFKSQIPVFYIFCEGKNTEPDYFNSFRISTVKIKPLGLGLNTLGLVEKAIRWIKTEKFDGASDQKWCVFDKDDFSSDLFDTAIDKAEKNGFGVAWSNQSFEYWLLLHFEDHQGGSIHRDDYQSRINRFIKDEKAQYNIDGKKQVSEAFFRELSASEPVSGVPRLHLAISRAARIHKDKILSLPSRSESCTTVYQLMEILNEYVE; from the coding sequence ATGGGAAAACCTAAGTTTACAAAACGCAGAAGACCATTTAAGTCACAAATTCCGGTGTTTTACATCTTTTGTGAAGGGAAGAATACTGAGCCGGATTACTTCAACTCTTTTCGGATTTCCACAGTTAAGATCAAACCTCTCGGGTTGGGTCTCAACACCCTTGGGCTGGTTGAAAAAGCAATCAGGTGGATTAAGACGGAAAAATTTGACGGGGCTTCGGATCAGAAGTGGTGCGTATTCGATAAGGACGATTTTTCTTCCGATCTATTTGATACGGCAATAGATAAAGCCGAAAAAAACGGTTTTGGGGTTGCATGGTCAAATCAGTCATTCGAGTATTGGTTGCTTCTTCATTTTGAGGATCATCAAGGGGGATCAATCCACCGGGATGACTACCAAAGCAGGATAAACCGATTTATCAAAGACGAAAAAGCACAATACAATATCGACGGTAAAAAGCAGGTGAGTGAAGCATTTTTCAGGGAGTTGTCAGCTTCTGAACCAGTAAGTGGGGTTCCGAGACTTCATCTGGCAATCAGTCGAGCAGCAAGAATTCATAAAGACAAAATTCTTTCCCTTCCTTCCCGTAGCGAGTCATGTACAACAGTTTACCAACTGATGGAAATTCTTAACGAGTATGTTGAATGA
- a CDS encoding Crp/Fnr family transcriptional regulator, with amino-acid sequence MDEILTAAQKLFDGIKRHSNLTPECEAMIASRLSKRIIKRKQYFLHEGQIAKSAAFVINGCLRSFSIDENGFEHILQFAPQNWWITDMYSFISEKESFLNINALEDSEVLILTRRDQIELFDKVPALERYFRIITENSLVNSHRRLLDNLALPAKDRYLKFCQIYPTLVNTLPQKQIAQYLGITPEFLSKVRSEALRGR; translated from the coding sequence ATGGATGAGATTTTAACAGCAGCACAGAAATTATTCGACGGTATTAAAAGACACTCCAATCTGACTCCGGAGTGCGAAGCTATGATTGCCTCCCGGCTGTCAAAGAGGATAATAAAGAGGAAACAATATTTTCTTCATGAGGGACAGATAGCCAAATCAGCGGCTTTTGTGATCAACGGTTGTCTCCGCTCCTTCTCGATAGATGAGAACGGCTTCGAGCATATCCTGCAGTTCGCTCCCCAAAACTGGTGGATAACTGATATGTACAGCTTCATTTCCGAAAAGGAAAGTTTCCTGAATATAAATGCACTCGAAGATTCCGAAGTGCTGATTCTCACCCGTCGCGATCAGATTGAACTCTTTGACAAAGTCCCCGCCCTCGAACGGTATTTCAGAATCATCACAGAAAACTCACTCGTAAACAGCCACCGCCGGCTCCTGGACAATCTTGCCCTCCCTGCAAAAGACAGGTACCTGAAGTTTTGTCAGATATACCCCACTCTCGTGAATACTCTCCCTCAAAAACAGATTGCACAATATCTTGGAATTACACCCGAATTTTTGAGCAAGGTAAGAAGTGAGGCCTTAAGGGGGAGGTAA
- a CDS encoding phosphatase PAP2 family protein — protein sequence MDFLFEIDKAVFYFFNHTISAKPLDRFFSLITDVNSWYITYIIMLGILVTKGGKRGRIAAVMAILLIATSDQISSNFLKNLFDRVRPCNFLPDVITPIGPEGTLSFPSSHAVNNFAVAMFFAILFPNLKWVLFITAALIAISRPYLGLHYPSDIVAGALIGSAIGYGFAKLQIYIENRFFNGTQIQAD from the coding sequence ATGGATTTTCTTTTTGAGATAGATAAAGCGGTTTTCTATTTTTTCAACCACACAATAAGTGCAAAACCACTCGACAGATTCTTCTCGCTCATCACAGATGTGAACAGTTGGTATATCACCTATATCATCATGCTTGGAATTTTGGTTACGAAAGGGGGAAAAAGAGGAAGAATTGCTGCTGTTATGGCAATTTTGCTGATTGCAACGAGTGATCAAATCAGCTCAAATTTCCTGAAAAACCTGTTCGATCGGGTTCGACCCTGTAACTTTCTCCCCGATGTGATAACACCAATCGGACCTGAAGGGACATTGTCGTTTCCCTCCAGTCATGCTGTAAATAATTTTGCCGTGGCGATGTTTTTTGCGATCCTCTTTCCGAATCTAAAATGGGTGCTTTTTATCACTGCAGCACTTATCGCAATCTCAAGACCCTATCTCGGTTTGCACTATCCTTCCGATATTGTTGCCGGAGCTCTTATCGGAAGTGCAATCGGGTACGGTTTTGCGAAATTACAGATTTATATTGAGAACAGGTTTTTTAACGGGACGCAGATACAAGCGGATTAG
- a CDS encoding 2,3-bisphosphoglycerate-dependent phosphoglycerate mutase yields MNYLVLLRHGQSQWNLENRFTGWVDVDITELGEKEATEAGELLKAKNLKFDHLFTSVLKRAIRTAELAAKSAGYDEIPVDRDQALNERHYGDLQGLNKAETAQKFGDEQVHLWRRSYDINPPNGESLKDTAARTIPYYVEKIEPMVKAGQNIWVVAHGNSLRSLVMHLDGLTREEVLELNIPTGVPLVYEFEDGKVLNKYYLK; encoded by the coding sequence ATGAACTATTTAGTTCTGTTAAGGCACGGGCAGTCTCAATGGAACCTTGAGAACAGATTTACAGGCTGGGTTGATGTTGATATCACCGAACTTGGTGAAAAAGAAGCAACCGAAGCCGGTGAACTTTTGAAAGCGAAAAATCTAAAATTTGATCATCTATTTACTTCAGTTCTTAAGAGAGCAATCAGGACTGCCGAACTGGCAGCCAAAAGTGCCGGTTATGATGAAATACCTGTGGACAGAGACCAGGCACTGAATGAACGCCACTACGGTGACCTTCAGGGCTTGAACAAAGCCGAAACCGCACAAAAGTTTGGTGACGAACAGGTGCACCTCTGGAGAAGAAGCTACGACATTAACCCCCCGAACGGCGAAAGCCTGAAAGATACTGCCGCAAGAACCATTCCTTACTATGTTGAAAAAATAGAACCGATGGTGAAAGCGGGACAGAATATCTGGGTTGTTGCTCATGGCAATTCTCTCCGTTCACTCGTAATGCACCTTGACGGTCTTACCCGGGAGGAAGTACTTGAACTCAATATTCCAACCGGTGTTCCGCTCGTATATGAGTTTGAAGACGGCAAAGTATTGAATAAATATTACTTAAAATAG
- a CDS encoding T9SS type A sorting domain-containing protein yields the protein MKKYFLHFFVITVLSVSTLFAQGQPTLPFDFENGTLNYTFTDFGGGLATRVANPVPGGINTTGFVGKMIKNAGDPWGGSWISMAGNIDFSVNKIFKVKVYMPRVGARLLLKVENATNGGIAFEMQDTGTVANAWEELTFDFSAINTTNTYAKMVFIFDLGTVGAGGADYTYYFDEIRLVQGGGGPTLTQMNLPVTWDDPTINYGVVGFEGAEQSSIIVDPNNASNKVVKVIKSATAQPWAGTTVTAVTGGQQTGFSAKVPFTANEKRMNVRVYSPHAPIQVRLKVENFQNGAVSCETEATLAIANSWQTLVFDFGNPAPGTATLDLNAYLNKASIFFNFGVNGATAGEKTYYFDDVRFGLDFVPVELTSFTANANGSSVDLNWATASETNNKGFEIQRSVNNIDFATVAFIEGKGTSTSTSNYTYSDAVQPGKYTYRLKQIDYNGSFEYSNAIEVDLAPSSFSLDQNYPNPFNPSTVIRFTLPVSGFVTLAVYNSMGEMVGQLLSKDLSAGSHNVSFNAANLPSGTYFYRLNSGDFTATRKMQLIK from the coding sequence ATGAAAAAGTATTTCCTTCATTTTTTTGTAATCACAGTGCTCTCAGTAAGCACCCTCTTCGCACAGGGTCAGCCAACCCTCCCTTTCGATTTTGAAAATGGCACCCTCAACTACACATTCACCGACTTCGGCGGCGGTCTGGCTACCAGAGTTGCAAACCCGGTCCCGGGCGGAATCAATACCACAGGATTTGTCGGTAAAATGATCAAAAATGCCGGTGATCCATGGGGCGGTTCCTGGATATCGATGGCAGGAAATATCGATTTTTCTGTCAATAAAATATTCAAAGTAAAAGTTTACATGCCAAGAGTTGGAGCAAGACTCCTTCTTAAAGTTGAAAACGCTACCAATGGCGGAATTGCCTTTGAAATGCAAGATACCGGAACTGTCGCAAATGCGTGGGAAGAACTCACATTCGATTTCTCAGCTATCAATACAACCAACACCTATGCTAAAATGGTCTTCATTTTCGATCTTGGTACAGTTGGTGCAGGTGGTGCAGACTACACATACTACTTTGACGAAATCAGACTCGTTCAGGGCGGCGGCGGACCAACACTTACCCAGATGAATCTCCCCGTTACCTGGGATGATCCAACCATCAATTATGGTGTTGTCGGTTTTGAAGGTGCTGAACAATCTTCAATCATCGTTGATCCAAACAATGCTTCCAACAAAGTTGTCAAAGTCATCAAATCTGCAACTGCTCAACCTTGGGCAGGAACAACAGTTACTGCAGTTACCGGTGGACAGCAGACAGGTTTCTCTGCAAAAGTGCCCTTCACTGCAAACGAAAAAAGAATGAATGTAAGAGTTTACTCTCCACATGCTCCGATTCAGGTAAGACTGAAAGTCGAAAATTTTCAAAACGGCGCTGTCTCATGCGAAACTGAAGCGACTCTTGCTATCGCAAATTCATGGCAGACACTTGTTTTCGATTTCGGAAACCCTGCTCCTGGAACTGCTACCCTCGACCTCAACGCTTATCTTAACAAAGCTTCCATCTTCTTCAATTTTGGAGTTAATGGTGCAACTGCAGGTGAAAAAACCTACTACTTTGATGATGTAAGATTCGGGCTCGATTTTGTTCCAGTAGAACTCACTTCTTTCACCGCCAATGCAAACGGCTCTTCAGTTGATCTTAACTGGGCAACTGCTTCGGAAACCAACAACAAAGGTTTTGAAATTCAGAGAAGTGTAAACAACATCGATTTCGCTACCGTAGCTTTTATAGAAGGAAAAGGAACTTCAACCTCAACTTCAAACTATACTTATTCAGATGCAGTTCAGCCTGGTAAATATACCTACAGACTGAAACAAATCGACTACAACGGCAGCTTTGAATATTCAAATGCAATCGAAGTTGATTTGGCTCCATCATCCTTCAGTCTCGATCAGAACTATCCAAATCCATTCAACCCTTCAACTGTTATCAGATTTACACTTCCTGTTTCAGGATTTGTTACCCTCGCAGTTTACAACAGCATGGGCGAAATGGTCGGACAGCTCCTTAGCAAAGACCTCTCAGCAGGATCACACAATGTCTCCTTTAATGCTGCAAATCTTCCAAGTGGAACATATTTCTATCGCCTGAATTCAGGTGACTTCACAGCCACAAGGAAAATGCAATTAATTAAGTAA
- a CDS encoding right-handed parallel beta-helix repeat-containing protein, whose product MKKLFTILILGVIAINAQFITPGTGVTWNMDSLVARSGGLITGSFPNYTVATVCSVSVNDRLIIPQGSVVTFSTTGNGFVILGAVEVNGAPGDSVYFKGTTESPQGVYEGFYFRDTGADTTSVIKYAVFVHGYYPVRCLNSSPRVYNSRFYKCRRPIYMSSNSSPVIKYNYISEAYEYGIYGTTGSSPVIEYNELYNNNSQNTSPKNQITFGTQNNNSPRIRYNKVHGGSYNRTGGISISTLLSGSSSSSEIAFNEIYSNSYGIALAGAEITCYVHDNLIYNNNINPDPLTTGSGISISGNGTNRPIVSRNKIYGNLWGITVYNGSAIAAGPTPSLGNITNADTSDNGYNKIYGNLQTGVPFDLFNNCTNDIYAQNNDWAVYDSAAIELHITHKVDDPARGWVFFNPFLDSSIVPVELESFTAQAVEGGVKLNWTTASELNNSGFVIERKGSLEQEWTNAGFVAGKGTTTSKNEYSFIDKPGKEGTYAYRLRQVDYDGTTSISMMVFAEFTGLVLSHDLGQNYPNPFNPETVIRYTVGGNEPARVALRIYDALGAEVATLVEGIQEPGNYDVKFNSKTAGLALSSGVYFYEININATTITKKFVINK is encoded by the coding sequence ATGAAAAAATTATTTACGATTCTCATATTAGGCGTTATAGCCATTAACGCTCAATTCATCACCCCCGGAACGGGAGTCACATGGAATATGGACAGTCTGGTCGCCAGATCAGGTGGTTTGATTACCGGTTCATTTCCGAACTACACAGTAGCCACAGTATGCTCGGTTTCAGTTAATGACAGACTGATTATTCCCCAAGGTTCAGTCGTAACATTTTCGACGACCGGAAACGGCTTTGTCATCCTTGGTGCAGTTGAAGTAAATGGCGCACCGGGAGACAGTGTTTACTTTAAGGGTACCACTGAAAGTCCACAGGGTGTCTATGAAGGATTCTACTTCCGTGACACAGGTGCAGACACCACTTCAGTAATAAAGTACGCCGTTTTTGTTCACGGTTACTATCCGGTAAGATGCCTGAATTCAAGCCCGAGAGTATATAACTCCCGCTTCTACAAATGCAGAAGACCAATTTACATGTCTTCAAACTCAAGTCCGGTTATCAAGTATAACTACATTTCAGAAGCTTATGAGTATGGCATTTACGGTACCACAGGTTCATCTCCGGTAATTGAGTACAACGAACTTTACAACAACAACAGTCAGAACACAAGTCCGAAAAACCAGATAACTTTCGGTACACAGAATAATAATTCACCCCGAATCAGGTATAACAAAGTACACGGCGGTTCCTACAACAGAACCGGTGGTATAAGCATTTCCACTCTTCTTTCGGGGAGTTCGTCTTCATCCGAGATTGCATTCAATGAAATCTATAGCAACAGCTATGGTATCGCTCTGGCGGGTGCTGAAATTACATGCTATGTTCATGACAATCTGATCTACAACAACAACATCAACCCCGATCCGCTTACTACGGGAAGTGGTATCAGCATCAGTGGTAACGGTACAAACAGACCGATCGTTTCCCGTAACAAAATTTATGGTAACCTTTGGGGTATAACTGTATATAACGGTTCTGCCATAGCAGCCGGACCGACACCATCGCTCGGAAACATAACAAACGCCGATACATCCGATAACGGATACAATAAAATTTACGGCAATCTCCAGACTGGCGTGCCATTCGACCTGTTCAACAACTGCACGAACGACATTTACGCTCAGAACAACGACTGGGCAGTTTATGACTCGGCTGCAATAGAACTCCACATTACTCACAAAGTCGATGATCCCGCACGCGGATGGGTATTTTTCAATCCTTTCCTCGATTCTTCAATCGTTCCCGTTGAACTCGAATCCTTTACAGCTCAGGCTGTTGAAGGTGGAGTAAAATTAAACTGGACAACAGCATCCGAATTGAATAATTCAGGTTTTGTTATCGAGAGAAAAGGAAGTCTGGAACAGGAATGGACAAATGCCGGATTTGTAGCCGGAAAGGGCACCACCACTTCTAAAAACGAATATTCATTTATTGATAAACCGGGAAAAGAAGGCACCTACGCCTACCGTCTCCGTCAGGTTGACTATGACGGTACGACAAGTATCTCAATGATGGTATTCGCTGAATTCACCGGACTGGTACTTTCCCATGATCTTGGACAAAACTACCCGAATCCGTTCAATCCCGAAACAGTTATCAGATATACCGTCGGCGGGAACGAACCTGCAAGAGTTGCATTGAGAATTTATGATGCACTCGGTGCAGAAGTGGCAACCCTTGTCGAGGGAATTCAGGAACCCGGAAATTATGATGTGAAATTTAACTCAAAAACAGCAGGACTTGCTTTAAGTTCGGGTGTTTATTTCTACGAAATCAATATTAATGCAACAACCATAACCAAAAAATTCGTTATCAACAAGTAA
- a CDS encoding class I SAM-dependent methyltransferase: protein MPENKSPFLPGGDSPVKFFLKEFPERDCSLLILGNGFPQLVPFFVDAGFSSIKAASDDNTEVFEYKANTPKEKQIPSLCVDYASLDYKDESFDHVFCQATLTLSGRNKLIKQIRRVLKPGGHLTTSEILCNKKPAPTFLNDIWAESGQDPLYADEFEPYYTSRGFVIKSSADFTNDLDEFYIKSYKLLETSLKSLPADKRVQFRKDFVQEKHEITSLVKGGALKYMNLKTMILQKP, encoded by the coding sequence TTGCCGGAAAATAAATCTCCCTTCCTTCCCGGAGGGGATTCACCCGTGAAATTCTTTCTGAAGGAATTCCCCGAAAGGGATTGTTCACTTCTAATTCTTGGGAATGGTTTCCCGCAACTCGTTCCTTTCTTCGTTGATGCGGGGTTCTCCTCGATCAAAGCTGCATCTGATGACAACACCGAAGTTTTCGAGTATAAGGCAAACACCCCCAAAGAAAAGCAGATTCCCTCTCTCTGTGTCGATTATGCATCACTCGACTATAAGGACGAATCATTCGATCATGTTTTCTGTCAGGCAACCCTTACACTTTCGGGCAGAAACAAACTGATAAAGCAAATCCGCAGGGTTCTTAAACCGGGCGGTCACCTGACAACCTCCGAAATTCTTTGCAACAAAAAACCTGCACCCACATTTCTGAATGACATCTGGGCCGAGTCGGGACAGGATCCGCTCTACGCTGATGAATTTGAGCCTTACTACACCTCCCGGGGATTTGTAATAAAATCCTCTGCAGATTTTACAAATGACCTTGATGAATTTTACATTAAATCCTACAAATTACTGGAAACGAGTTTGAAGTCACTGCCCGCCGATAAGAGGGTGCAGTTCCGGAAAGATTTTGTTCAGGAGAAACACGAGATTACCTCACTCGTAAAAGGAGGAGCCTTAAAATATATGAACCTTAAAACGATGATACTGCAAAAACCATGA